One stretch of Acholeplasma laidlawii PG-8A DNA includes these proteins:
- a CDS encoding ABC transporter permease yields the protein MRRLLFLTKGELIRLNKYKVTTISILVAFIWFLVLFFIEDDAILNKMLPFILMVDATMMSVLFIGSIMFFEKSEQTISTILVTPTTYHEQILSKAIANTIHMLFSSLLVVLVFYFVRGIEVNVIFLILGLLISIFSHSLLGFVFSYHAKDFTSMLMMVMLYSFIFMIPSALFQFGILFKADFWKYILLISPTQASTFMIESGLISSLKLEAILSFVILIILTLLGYFFYIYPKYKHYAVKQSGV from the coding sequence ATGCGTAGATTATTATTTCTAACCAAAGGTGAGTTGATTAGACTCAATAAGTATAAAGTAACCACCATCAGTATTTTGGTTGCTTTCATATGGTTTCTAGTTTTATTTTTCATTGAAGATGACGCCATCTTAAATAAAATGTTGCCTTTTATCTTAATGGTAGACGCGACGATGATGAGTGTACTTTTTATTGGTTCAATCATGTTTTTTGAGAAATCGGAACAAACAATCTCAACAATTTTAGTCACACCAACGACTTATCATGAACAAATTTTATCCAAAGCGATTGCCAATACCATTCATATGCTATTTTCATCTCTTTTGGTGGTTTTAGTGTTTTACTTTGTTAGAGGTATAGAAGTAAATGTTATATTTCTAATACTAGGCTTACTAATTTCAATTTTTAGCCATAGTTTACTGGGATTTGTATTTTCATACCATGCAAAGGATTTTACCTCCATGTTAATGATGGTGATGTTATATAGTTTTATCTTTATGATTCCATCCGCATTATTTCAATTTGGTATTTTATTTAAGGCAGACTTTTGGAAATATATCTTATTAATATCTCCAACTCAAGCATCAACATTTATGATTGAATCGGGATTAATTTCTAGTTTAAAATTAGAAGCAATTCTATCATTTGTAATATTGATTATACTAACACTATTGGGTTATTTCTTCTATATATATCCAAAATACAAACACTATGCCGTTAAACAAAGTGGGGTGTAA
- a CDS encoding ABC transporter ATP-binding protein, with the protein MFSVRDLRFTYPKNHVETIKGISFEIKKGEIFGFLGPSGAGKSTTQKILIKLLDRYQGSIYYDSKSLSELNESFYEDIGVSFEMPIHFSKLTAMENIEFFLKLYKNHADIEDLMKSVGLWEDRNKMVGEFSKGMKIRLNFVRAMLNNPKMLFLDEPTNGLDPANAMILKNLIKAYQKQGGTVFVTSHIMADIDQLCDRVAFIVDGQIKEIDSPRNLKIKYGKRTIKVEYNENNHTASQIFDMDGLNENGTFFKLLKEKKIETIHTGETTLEEIFIKVTGVGLNHA; encoded by the coding sequence ATGTTTAGTGTAAGAGACTTAAGATTTACATATCCAAAGAATCATGTAGAAACCATTAAAGGTATCAGCTTTGAAATCAAAAAAGGTGAAATTTTCGGGTTTTTAGGACCATCTGGCGCAGGGAAGAGCACAACACAAAAGATCTTAATTAAACTTTTAGATCGCTATCAAGGTAGTATTTATTATGATTCTAAAAGTTTAAGTGAATTAAATGAATCATTTTATGAAGATATTGGGGTATCGTTCGAAATGCCAATTCACTTTTCAAAACTAACCGCAATGGAAAACATCGAATTTTTCTTAAAACTATATAAAAACCACGCTGATATTGAAGACTTGATGAAAAGTGTTGGTTTATGGGAAGATCGAAACAAGATGGTTGGTGAATTTTCAAAAGGCATGAAAATTAGGTTAAATTTCGTCAGAGCGATGTTAAATAATCCTAAAATGCTATTTCTAGATGAACCGACAAATGGTTTAGACCCGGCGAATGCTATGATTTTAAAGAATCTCATTAAAGCATATCAAAAACAAGGTGGGACTGTTTTTGTCACATCACATATCATGGCTGATATCGATCAACTCTGTGATCGGGTTGCGTTTATTGTGGATGGACAAATAAAAGAAATAGATAGCCCAAGAAACTTAAAAATAAAATATGGTAAAAGAACCATTAAAGTTGAATATAATGAAAATAATCATACCGCATCACAAATCTTTGATATGGATGGATTAAATGAGAATGGTACTTTTTTCAAGCTTTTAAAAGAAAAGAAAATAGAGACTATTCATACAGGTGAAACCACCCTGGAAGAAATTTTCATCAAGGTCACTGGTGTAGGACTCAATCATGCGTAG
- a CDS encoding TetR/AcrR family transcriptional regulator → MKPLLMSYQEQTYDNINIQNIIKDASIPRGSFYQYFKDKDDMYQYFMTYIGQIKMIYFKDIFANHTQSFIERVEALYLAGLNFKRDYPKFVKAGEFMMSSPLYQDSEAVKQGFEQILGIYESWILKDQEKGLIRADINSKILAKIIMDFLNKVTIDSFIYHKLDETEWVLSIKAVLDIFKKGILNHV, encoded by the coding sequence TTGAAGCCATTACTGATGAGTTATCAAGAGCAAACTTATGATAACATCAACATTCAAAACATCATCAAAGATGCTTCAATTCCAAGAGGGTCTTTTTATCAATATTTTAAGGATAAAGACGACATGTATCAGTATTTCATGACGTATATTGGACAAATCAAGATGATTTATTTTAAAGACATCTTCGCAAATCATACACAATCATTTATCGAAAGAGTAGAAGCATTATACTTAGCAGGTCTTAATTTCAAAAGAGACTATCCGAAATTTGTCAAAGCAGGTGAGTTTATGATGTCATCACCTTTATATCAAGATAGCGAAGCCGTCAAACAGGGGTTTGAGCAAATCTTAGGCATTTATGAGTCTTGGATTCTAAAAGACCAAGAAAAGGGCTTAATTAGGGCTGATATCAACTCAAAAATCCTTGCTAAGATAATCATGGATTTTTTAAACAAGGTAACCATTGATTCATTCATTTACCACAAATTAGATGAGACTGAATGGGTTCTAAGCATAAAAGCAGTATTAGATATATTCAAGAAAGGAATATTAAATCATGTTTAG
- the trpB gene encoding tryptophan synthase subunit beta: protein MEFGQFGGAYLPPYLLTAIKEVEDAYNKFKDDPAFIEEFKDLLNTYAGRPSNLYFAKRLTECLGGAKVYLKREDLNHTGSHKINNVIGQALLAKRMGKKKLIAETGAGQHGVATATVAALLGLECEIHMGAVDVEKQALNVYKMQLLGATVVSVQEGLRTLKEAVDSALIKWSTEHESMFYLIGSAVGPHPYPMMVRDFQKVIGIEIKEQILKLENRLPDYVIACVGGGSNAIGAFFDFIPDPTVKLIGVEALGKGLDTNLHAATMTLGQTGVIHGMKTKVLLDDKGEISPVYSISAGLDYPGVGPEHAYLDEIKRVTYFGATDEEAVQAFEYLTLIEGIIPAIESSHALAYAISLAKTLPKDQIIVVNLSGRGDKDVKHIARFRGFEIVD, encoded by the coding sequence ATGGAATTTGGACAATTTGGTGGGGCATACTTACCACCGTACTTACTTACCGCAATTAAAGAAGTAGAGGATGCATATAATAAATTCAAGGATGATCCTGCATTTATTGAAGAATTTAAAGACTTACTCAATACATATGCTGGTAGACCTTCTAATTTGTATTTTGCTAAACGCTTAACAGAATGTCTTGGTGGTGCAAAAGTATATTTAAAACGTGAAGACTTAAATCATACAGGTTCTCACAAAATTAATAATGTCATTGGGCAAGCGTTACTTGCTAAACGTATGGGTAAAAAGAAGTTGATTGCAGAAACAGGTGCTGGACAACATGGTGTAGCCACTGCAACTGTAGCAGCACTACTTGGTTTAGAATGTGAAATTCATATGGGTGCAGTAGATGTTGAAAAACAAGCACTTAATGTTTATAAGATGCAACTTTTAGGTGCAACTGTAGTTAGTGTTCAAGAAGGATTAAGAACACTTAAAGAAGCTGTTGATAGTGCTTTAATAAAATGGAGTACTGAACATGAATCAATGTTTTACTTAATTGGTTCAGCAGTTGGACCACATCCATATCCGATGATGGTTCGTGATTTCCAAAAAGTTATTGGTATTGAGATTAAAGAACAAATACTAAAATTAGAAAATAGACTACCAGATTATGTCATTGCTTGTGTTGGTGGCGGGTCTAATGCAATTGGTGCATTCTTTGATTTTATTCCGGATCCTACTGTAAAACTTATTGGCGTTGAAGCGTTAGGTAAAGGTTTAGATACAAATTTACATGCTGCTACGATGACACTTGGTCAAACTGGGGTTATTCATGGAATGAAGACTAAAGTTTTATTGGATGATAAAGGTGAAATTTCACCAGTATACTCGATTTCTGCCGGACTTGACTACCCTGGTGTTGGTCCAGAACATGCATATTTAGATGAAATTAAACGTGTTACTTACTTTGGTGCAACAGATGAAGAAGCTGTACAAGCATTTGAGTATTTAACACTTATAGAAGGTATCATACCTGCAATAGAATCCTCTCATGCTCTAGCCTATGCAATATCGCTTGCAAAAACTTTACCAAAGGATCAGATTATTGTTGTTAACTTATCTGGTCGTGGCGATAAAGATGTTAAGCATATTGCTAGGTTTAGAGGTTTTGAAATCGTTGATTGA
- a CDS encoding IS1182 family transposase gives MFMNEDRLKDEFILSTLNDFVPEEHLVRNITKWVDFSFIYDLTKPYYSDKGRPAIDPLVLFKIPIIKSLFGISSIQRTCEEIHVNVAYRWFINLPFSEKIPDHSTYSKNYTQRFYQTDIYHQIFTNVLNQIIKLLCY, from the coding sequence ATGTTTATGAATGAAGATAGATTAAAGGATGAATTTATTCTTTCAACTTTAAATGATTTTGTTCCTGAAGAACACTTAGTTAGAAATATAACTAAATGGGTCGATTTTTCTTTTATCTATGACTTAACCAAACCTTATTATTCAGATAAAGGTCGTCCTGCCATCGATCCTCTTGTCCTTTTTAAAATTCCTATTATTAAAAGTTTGTTTGGTATTTCATCTATTCAAAGAACTTGTGAGGAAATTCATGTCAATGTGGCTTATCGTTGGTTTATTAATTTGCCATTCTCTGAAAAAATACCTGACCATTCAACTTACTCTAAAAATTATACGCAGCGCTTTTATCAAACAGATATTTATCATCAAATTTTTACGAACGTTCTGAATCAAATTATCAAACTGCTCTGCTACTAA
- the merA gene encoding mercury(II) reductase, with protein MKKLKMKIQGMTCKGCEGHIVEALEKIGAINVKASFHNGEAIFELPKDTDVELSKIAINNIKYQAGMIEEVSFNKNDSEDKIYDLIIIGSGAAAFSAAIKAIEYGATVAIVERGEVGGTCVNVGCIPSKTLLRAGEINQAAKSNPFIGLKTNAQKVDLATLVKQKDELVNELRSQKYINLIDEYGIDLVKGEARFINKTTIEVNDNRYIAKNYLIATGASSYIPKIHGLEFVDYLTSTTLLDLKETPRRLTVIGSGYIGLELGQLFHNLGSKVTIIQRGKQLLKDYDPEISDTVEKSLIEQGIELIKGVAYERIEQIGDIKKVYITVDGKNEIIESEQLLIATGRKPNTDTLNLSAADVNVGESNEIIIDDYGRTSNNKIYAAGDVTLGPQFVYVAAYEGGIVADNAIGGLNKKIDLSTVPAVTFTNPAIATVGLTEKEAKNIGYEVKTSVINLNLVPRAIVNRETTGIFKLVADTRTHRILGAHIVSENAGDVIYAALLAVKHGLTIENLIDSLAPYLTMAEGLKLAALAFDKDVSKLSCCAG; from the coding sequence ATGAAAAAACTTAAGATGAAAATACAAGGGATGACTTGTAAAGGTTGCGAGGGTCACATAGTGGAAGCACTTGAAAAAATAGGTGCAATAAATGTTAAAGCAAGTTTTCACAATGGAGAAGCAATATTTGAACTTCCAAAAGATACTGATGTCGAACTTTCAAAAATTGCGATAAATAATATTAAGTATCAAGCTGGAATGATAGAAGAAGTATCCTTTAATAAAAACGATAGTGAGGATAAGATTTATGATCTTATTATAATTGGATCTGGGGCTGCTGCTTTTTCTGCGGCAATTAAAGCAATAGAATACGGTGCAACAGTTGCTATTGTTGAACGTGGGGAAGTTGGAGGGACTTGTGTAAATGTAGGTTGCATTCCATCAAAAACGCTTCTTAGAGCAGGAGAAATCAATCAAGCAGCAAAGTCTAATCCATTCATTGGCTTAAAAACAAATGCTCAAAAAGTGGATTTAGCAACTTTAGTAAAACAAAAAGATGAATTAGTCAATGAGCTTCGTAGTCAGAAATATATAAATTTAATCGATGAATACGGTATTGATTTAGTTAAAGGTGAAGCGAGATTTATTAATAAAACAACAATTGAAGTTAATGATAATAGATATATTGCAAAAAATTATTTAATTGCTACTGGAGCATCGTCTTATATACCTAAAATTCATGGACTTGAATTTGTTGATTATTTAACAAGCACAACATTACTTGATTTAAAAGAAACACCAAGACGATTAACAGTGATTGGATCAGGATATATTGGATTAGAACTGGGGCAACTTTTTCATAATTTAGGTTCAAAAGTCACGATTATCCAAAGGGGAAAACAACTTCTGAAAGACTATGATCCTGAAATTTCAGATACTGTCGAAAAATCATTGATTGAACAAGGTATAGAACTTATTAAAGGTGTAGCTTACGAACGAATAGAACAAATTGGTGATATCAAAAAGGTTTATATTACAGTTGATGGTAAAAATGAGATTATTGAATCAGAACAATTATTGATTGCAACAGGAAGAAAACCTAATACAGACACTTTAAATTTAAGTGCTGCAGACGTTAATGTAGGAGAAAGCAATGAAATTATAATAGATGATTATGGAAGAACGAGTAACAATAAAATCTATGCAGCTGGAGATGTTACTTTAGGACCACAATTTGTCTATGTGGCAGCATATGAAGGTGGAATTGTTGCAGACAATGCTATAGGCGGATTAAATAAAAAAATCGATTTATCGACTGTACCTGCAGTTACTTTTACAAACCCAGCAATTGCAACCGTTGGATTAACAGAGAAAGAAGCTAAAAATATAGGCTATGAAGTAAAAACTTCTGTAATCAATTTAAATTTAGTCCCCAGAGCAATAGTAAATCGTGAAACAACCGGCATATTTAAGTTGGTTGCAGATACAAGAACACATAGAATACTAGGTGCACATATTGTATCTGAAAATGCAGGAGATGTTATTTATGCAGCATTACTAGCGGTAAAACATGGACTTACTATTGAAAATCTTATAGATAGTCTTGCTCCATATTTAACAATGGCCGAGGGGTTAAAATTAGCAGCACTAGCGTTTGATAAAGATGTTTCAAAATTATCTTGTTGTGCAGGATGA
- a CDS encoding copper ion binding protein has protein sequence MKHENLSVKGMTCASCVASVEKATAKLDGITNVNVNLTTEKLTFDYDMDKVSIEDVKKAVKAVGYEVLTETETADEHQLRKEQENITYF, from the coding sequence ATGAAACATGAAAATTTAAGTGTTAAAGGTATGACATGTGCATCCTGTGTAGCATCTGTTGAAAAAGCAACAGCTAAACTAGATGGTATAACAAATGTCAATGTCAATTTAACAACCGAAAAGTTAACCTTTGATTATGATATGGATAAAGTTTCTATCGAAGATGTTAAAAAGGCTGTAAAAGCTGTTGGCTATGAAGTTTTAACAGAAACAGAAACGGCAGATGAGCATCAACTGAGAAAAGAACAAGAAAATATAACATATTTTTGA
- a CDS encoding IS3 family transposase → MAIKRVLEGNESIRSVALDFGLTDPTILQDWIKNYKNKGEAGVQDTYPRKNYVLKDERARNIVDKKLKEENERLRAEIKYLKKSQSLTQKLEGATNKDKVLIVAGLRKKHKLEHLLAIIDMAPSVYDYNLSVIKNKVNKYQEIEDKIDELYLKKHKKRQHYNAIYIELKNLGYKIGNNKVLEIMRAKGYLKFRSKKWLKYSSYEGDKGYVKPNHMKQTFITTRPFEKAGTDITMFRVKNAAVYLSPVIDFNTREVLSYVAAKDAKVDKVMHMLTQLKQKHGNQIEGMMIQSDQGIQYQNSRYQERLIELGMIQSMSRKGNCLDNSPTENFFGRIKDEMWYGHEDEFNSADELIKGIDEYIEYYNNTRIVLKLKTNPIDYRNRSLNNI, encoded by the coding sequence TTGGCGATAAAAAGAGTGCTTGAAGGTAATGAATCAATCAGAAGTGTCGCGCTTGATTTTGGATTAACAGATCCGACCATTTTACAAGACTGGATTAAGAACTATAAAAACAAAGGTGAAGCAGGCGTACAAGATACATATCCAAGAAAGAATTATGTATTAAAAGATGAGCGAGCAAGAAATATCGTAGATAAAAAATTAAAGGAAGAAAACGAGCGACTACGTGCAGAGATAAAATACTTAAAAAAATCTCAGTCCTTAACCCAAAAGCTAGAAGGAGCAACAAATAAGGATAAAGTTTTAATTGTTGCAGGGTTAAGGAAGAAACACAAATTAGAACATCTTCTAGCAATCATAGATATGGCACCATCGGTTTATGATTACAATCTATCAGTCATTAAAAACAAGGTAAATAAGTATCAAGAAATTGAAGATAAAATTGATGAGTTATATTTAAAGAAGCATAAAAAAAGACAGCATTACAACGCGATTTACATTGAATTAAAGAATTTAGGATATAAGATAGGAAACAATAAAGTTTTAGAGATTATGAGAGCCAAAGGATATCTTAAGTTTAGAAGCAAGAAATGGCTTAAATACTCATCATATGAAGGGGATAAAGGATATGTAAAGCCTAATCATATGAAACAAACATTTATAACAACAAGACCCTTTGAAAAAGCAGGTACAGACATTACAATGTTTAGAGTTAAAAACGCAGCAGTTTATTTATCTCCAGTTATTGATTTTAATACCAGAGAAGTTCTGTCTTATGTAGCAGCCAAAGATGCCAAGGTCGATAAAGTGATGCATATGCTGACTCAATTGAAGCAAAAGCATGGAAATCAAATTGAGGGTATGATGATCCAATCAGATCAAGGCATACAATATCAAAATTCGAGATATCAAGAGAGACTAATTGAATTAGGGATGATTCAATCCATGAGTAGAAAAGGAAACTGTTTAGATAATAGTCCGACCGAAAACTTTTTTGGCAGAATCAAAGATGAAATGTGGTATGGACATGAAGATGAATTTAATTCAGCTGATGAATTAATTAAAGGTATTGATGAATACATTGAATACTATAACAACACTAGAATCGTTCTAAAATTAAAAACGAATCCTATTGATTATAGAAATCGCTCTTTAAATAATATATAA
- a CDS encoding ECF transporter S component, whose protein sequence is MRKNQTFELVLTSIFVALIFLMGMVPQIGFITIVPGNPITILHIPVLIAAVLLSFKYFWIPGLAFGVVSLIQAAMNPVGLNIAFINPLVSILPRVLFVFAVFFLFRLFKILKNTKFGSFIIIALVAAITGVAIFEGTFVVFSNLSDNANYIIAGAIILVFVGLYVYLYLKHDFKSLVVPSIFIIGTLIHTFLVLASVALFSYDAFFEVFQTDQVMDVIVFIVGFNGLTEAVIAALIGTPIYLALQRVPLVQQKLAKF, encoded by the coding sequence ATGAGAAAAAATCAAACATTCGAATTAGTGTTAACTTCTATTTTTGTTGCACTAATTTTTTTAATGGGTATGGTACCACAAATTGGATTCATCACAATTGTTCCAGGTAATCCAATCACAATACTACATATCCCAGTTTTAATTGCAGCTGTTTTGCTATCTTTTAAGTACTTTTGGATACCGGGATTAGCATTTGGTGTAGTAAGTTTAATACAGGCAGCAATGAACCCTGTAGGGCTTAATATTGCATTTATTAATCCGTTAGTAAGTATACTACCAAGAGTTTTATTTGTATTTGCTGTATTCTTCTTATTTAGATTATTTAAAATCTTAAAAAATACTAAATTTGGAAGTTTCATTATTATTGCATTAGTTGCCGCAATTACAGGTGTTGCAATCTTTGAAGGTACATTTGTTGTTTTTAGTAATTTAAGTGATAATGCAAATTATATTATTGCTGGAGCTATCATACTAGTGTTTGTTGGGCTATATGTTTATTTATATTTAAAACATGATTTTAAATCACTTGTTGTACCTTCAATATTCATTATAGGCACCTTAATCCATACATTCTTAGTATTGGCTTCAGTAGCATTATTTTCATATGATGCATTCTTTGAAGTCTTTCAAACAGATCAAGTAATGGATGTTATCGTATTTATTGTAGGATTTAATGGTTTAACAGAAGCAGTGATTGCTGCACTTATTGGTACACCAATTTATTTAGCACTACAACGTGTACCATTAGTACAACAAAAACTTGCTAAGTTCTAA
- a CDS encoding GNAT family N-acetyltransferase: MTFKVELVQKEDAQAMLSYLKEVGSETNFLLFGAEGVGLSIEEEMNVLDSFSKTPYKKMYVVKDDSKIIATAHIQLHTKDRTKHKSSIGISVLKAYWNQGVGSMLIKTLIDYAKSTGITETIYLEVLSNNHKAIGLYEKFGFYTYAVDKRSTNIDNEYFDNNLMRLDL; the protein is encoded by the coding sequence ATGACATTTAAAGTAGAATTAGTTCAAAAAGAAGATGCTCAAGCTATGTTAAGCTACTTAAAAGAAGTTGGAAGCGAAACCAATTTCTTATTATTTGGTGCAGAAGGTGTTGGATTAAGCATAGAAGAAGAAATGAACGTGTTAGATTCATTTAGTAAGACACCTTACAAAAAAATGTATGTCGTTAAAGATGATTCAAAAATCATAGCTACTGCTCACATACAACTTCATACAAAAGATAGAACAAAGCATAAATCAAGTATTGGAATATCTGTTTTAAAAGCTTACTGGAATCAAGGCGTTGGTTCTATGTTAATAAAAACACTTATAGATTATGCGAAGTCTACCGGTATTACTGAAACAATTTACCTTGAAGTATTATCTAATAATCATAAAGCAATCGGACTTTATGAAAAGTTTGGATTCTACACATATGCAGTGGATAAACGTTCTACTAATATAGATAATGAGTACTTTGATAACAATTTAATGAGACTAGATCTATAA
- a CDS encoding putative immunity protein encodes MKLFNQYKLNVYDNFMDKFNLQTKASTLVWIKHVMLPHFKYEFDLYNKTALSLIDESLLGIPNVTTARAYAFKLHELARTLENDKQFYIRALAHMVSTIHVKTHALKCCDYLIKMIQFQTKDADRVVSERLRQISLIDRQQEDTI; translated from the coding sequence ATGAAATTATTCAATCAATATAAACTTAATGTTTATGACAATTTTATGGATAAATTTAACCTCCAGACTAAAGCCTCTACTTTAGTCTGGATTAAGCATGTCATGTTACCGCATTTTAAATATGAGTTTGATTTATATAATAAAACTGCACTTTCATTAATTGATGAATCACTTTTGGGTATCCCAAATGTAACCACGGCTAGGGCGTATGCTTTTAAGTTACATGAATTAGCTAGAACACTAGAAAATGATAAACAGTTCTATATTAGAGCGCTTGCTCATATGGTATCTACAATCCATGTTAAGACACATGCTCTTAAGTGTTGTGATTATTTGATAAAGATGATACAATTTCAAACAAAAGATGCTGATCGAGTTGTAAGTGAAAGGTTAAGACAAATTTCACTCATTGATAGACAACAAGAGGATACAATATGA
- the dapB gene encoding 4-hydroxy-tetrahydrodipicolinate reductase, whose product MIKIAISGALGKMGQVLKKQILLDETLEYIGGYDRKRSEQIVDKLDDLGSFDVLIDFSTPTILPALLDFAKKHHKALVLATTGYSEDDFLLIKSYSQHIPIFYSANYSVGIHLLTNALKVVSSQIDSSYDIEMIDKHHRFKKDSPSGTAFKLYDAVNDALPEKRALIHGESSENGVHVHSLRLGNYVGEHTVIFSNLSETLEFTHIAHEKSVFAEGAIKAAKFIKDKKSGLFGMDDLLGA is encoded by the coding sequence ATGATTAAAATAGCAATTAGTGGTGCACTTGGTAAAATGGGCCAGGTCTTAAAAAAACAAATATTATTAGATGAAACACTTGAATACATTGGTGGTTATGATCGTAAAAGGTCAGAACAAATAGTAGATAAGTTAGATGACTTAGGTAGCTTTGATGTGTTAATTGATTTTTCCACACCTACTATATTACCTGCACTTTTAGACTTTGCCAAAAAACATCATAAAGCATTAGTACTTGCAACCACAGGTTATAGTGAAGATGATTTTCTTTTAATAAAATCATATAGTCAACATATACCTATCTTTTATTCTGCAAACTATTCTGTTGGTATACACTTACTGACAAACGCACTCAAAGTTGTAAGCAGTCAAATAGATAGTAGTTATGATATAGAAATGATTGATAAACATCACCGTTTTAAAAAAGATAGTCCAAGTGGCACAGCGTTTAAACTATATGATGCAGTCAATGATGCATTACCTGAAAAAAGAGCACTTATTCATGGTGAATCCAGTGAAAATGGAGTTCACGTACATAGCCTTCGACTAGGAAACTATGTTGGAGAGCATACTGTCATTTTTTCTAACCTAAGTGAGACTTTAGAATTTACACATATTGCTCATGAAAAGAGTGTTTTTGCTGAAGGTGCTATTAAAGCAGCTAAATTCATTAAAGATAAGAAGAGTGGATTATTTGGTATGGATGATTTGCTAGGTGCTTAA
- the dapA gene encoding 4-hydroxy-tetrahydrodipicolinate synthase: MKKFTGSGVALVTPFKGSKINYPVLQKLLDFHIENETDFLVILGTTAESPTLTSSEKKEVISFVVNYINKRIPIMVGTGSNDTKQTISFSRTAQRLGADALLIVTPYYNKPTQNGLLAHYKAVAKSINLPIMLYNVPSRTGVNLEVDTVKRLSKVKNIIGIKEASGNLEQVKSIIDQTHEDFIVLSGNDDQVYDVLSLGGHGVISVTANIIPLSTSLLIQNFRAGIDNKEAFIKFNKLHDMMFVESNPIPVKRALEHLGFEVGKPRLPLTKLGAKHNRMLLKVLRDYKLVDND, translated from the coding sequence ATGAAAAAATTTACAGGTTCAGGGGTTGCACTAGTTACTCCATTTAAGGGGTCTAAAATTAACTACCCAGTACTACAAAAATTATTAGATTTTCATATTGAGAATGAAACAGATTTTTTAGTGATATTAGGTACTACAGCTGAATCACCAACACTTACCTCAAGTGAGAAAAAAGAAGTTATTTCGTTTGTAGTAAATTACATTAATAAGCGTATACCTATTATGGTAGGTACAGGAAGTAATGATACAAAACAAACGATATCTTTTTCAAGAACTGCACAAAGATTAGGTGCTGATGCTTTATTAATTGTTACACCTTACTATAATAAACCAACTCAAAATGGGTTATTAGCGCACTATAAGGCTGTAGCTAAATCAATTAATTTACCTATTATGCTTTATAATGTACCATCTAGAACCGGTGTGAACCTAGAAGTAGATACAGTTAAACGCTTAAGTAAAGTCAAAAATATTATAGGTATTAAAGAAGCAAGTGGTAACTTAGAACAAGTTAAATCTATTATTGACCAAACACATGAAGATTTTATTGTCTTAAGTGGCAATGATGACCAAGTCTATGATGTTTTAAGTTTAGGTGGTCATGGTGTCATATCTGTTACTGCAAATATTATTCCATTATCTACTTCACTACTTATTCAAAACTTTAGAGCTGGTATAGATAATAAAGAAGCATTTATAAAATTCAACAAACTTCATGATATGATGTTTGTTGAATCCAATCCTATACCTGTTAAAAGAGCACTAGAACATTTAGGATTTGAAGTAGGTAAACCAAGATTACCTTTAACGAAACTTGGTGCTAAACATAACCGTATGTTGTTAAAAGTTTTAAGAGACTATAAGTTGGTGGATAATGATTAA